In endosymbiont of unidentified scaly snail isolate Monju, the following are encoded in one genomic region:
- a CDS encoding TIGR00645 family protein: MKKLEILLESLLFGSRWLLAPFFFGLVLAILALLFKFGKALVGLLAGVLTGSEAQPIIGILTLVDTALLASLLLIIAFSGYENFVSKFAPEDHEDRPAWMGKVGFSDLKLKLIGAIVAISAVELLKAFIEAGSLTHRELAWKMGIHLTFVVSGVLFALTDYIAGKGKSGH; encoded by the coding sequence ATGAAGAAGCTCGAAATCCTTCTCGAGTCCCTGCTGTTCGGTTCGCGCTGGCTGCTGGCCCCGTTCTTCTTTGGTCTGGTGCTGGCGATACTGGCGTTGTTGTTCAAGTTCGGCAAGGCCTTGGTGGGCCTGCTCGCCGGTGTGCTGACAGGTTCCGAGGCTCAACCTATCATCGGCATCCTGACCCTGGTCGATACCGCGCTGCTGGCCAGCCTGCTGTTGATCATCGCCTTCAGTGGCTATGAGAACTTCGTCTCCAAGTTCGCCCCCGAAGACCACGAGGACCGTCCTGCCTGGATGGGCAAGGTGGGTTTCTCCGACCTCAAGCTCAAGCTGATCGGGGCCATCGTGGCCATCTCGGCGGTGGAGCTGCTCAAGGCCTTCATCGAGGCCGGCTCGCTCACCCATCGCGAGCTGGCCTGGAAGATGGGCATTCACCTCACCTTCGTGGTCTCGGGGGTGCTGTTCGCCTTGACCGATTACATCGCGGGCAAGGGCAAGAGCGGCCACTGA
- a CDS encoding TonB-dependent receptor plug domain-containing protein: MVRPFPAAQAAAGTTDPTEDLLLDDVPVVLSASRLSQPISESPASMTIIDRDTIDASGALDIPDVLRLVPGFQVSHISGANQTAQYHGLASQHPKRMQILIDGRSVYHSAFGGVHWDSLPITLDDVDRIKVLRGSNAATFGSNAFMGVVNIITRHAAQTRGTSVTLLGGYGGTREARLRFGDRIGKFDYRVSVDAFSTDGFPNPLDTHVYWDSTGGPVPASSVVTGTPLQPETTLYRLARNDSQAIGRFEFRGDWLLDNGDTLLFELGYVHNDRDNSLDKGLIELLRPDENLRVSSQLLRWSRFAPSLGDISLQLSHNRFSFDSRFTETLIDRSGGILINFGEVAAGQKLRNDRYDLEWQHTLPSSESG, from the coding sequence ATGGTCCGGCCATTCCCTGCTGCCCAGGCTGCCGCGGGCACGACGGACCCGACCGAGGATCTCCTGCTCGACGATGTGCCGGTGGTTCTCTCGGCCAGCCGGCTGTCGCAACCGATATCGGAGTCGCCTGCATCGATGACCATCATCGACCGCGACACGATCGACGCTTCGGGCGCGCTGGACATCCCCGATGTGCTGCGCCTGGTCCCCGGCTTCCAGGTATCGCATATCAGCGGGGCCAATCAGACAGCGCAGTACCACGGCCTGGCCAGTCAGCACCCCAAACGCATGCAGATCCTGATAGACGGTCGCTCGGTGTATCACTCGGCATTTGGCGGGGTGCATTGGGACAGCCTGCCGATCACGCTGGACGATGTGGACCGCATCAAGGTCTTGCGTGGCTCCAATGCCGCGACATTCGGTTCCAATGCCTTCATGGGGGTGGTGAACATCATTACTCGTCATGCCGCGCAAACGCGGGGAACCTCGGTAACGCTGCTTGGCGGTTATGGTGGCACCCGCGAGGCGCGCCTGCGCTTTGGTGACCGCATCGGCAAGTTCGACTACCGGGTATCGGTCGATGCCTTTTCCACCGATGGTTTTCCCAACCCCCTGGACACCCATGTGTACTGGGATTCGACCGGCGGCCCAGTGCCGGCCAGCTCGGTGGTCACGGGCACGCCTCTGCAACCGGAAACCACGCTCTACCGCCTGGCGCGCAACGACAGCCAGGCCATCGGGCGCTTCGAGTTCCGTGGCGACTGGTTGCTCGACAATGGCGACACCCTGTTGTTCGAACTGGGTTATGTACATAACGATCGCGACAATTCTCTCGACAAGGGGCTCATCGAATTGCTGCGTCCCGATGAGAATCTGCGGGTGAGTTCACAGTTGCTGAGGTGGTCGCGTTTTGCCCCGTCGCTGGGCGACATCTCGCTACAGCTCTCGCACAACCGGTTCAGTTTCGACAGCCGCTTCACCGAGACGCTGATCGACCGCAGTGGCGGCATTCTCATCAACTTCGGTGAGGTAGCCGCCGGCCAGAAACTGCGCAACGATCGCTACGATCTCGAGTGGCAGCATACGCTCCCTTCCAGCGAGTCTGGCTGA
- a CDS encoding sulfur reduction protein DsrS produces MDLSPEDALRLNVLLANKPVAIRIKESAMEVHGLTEEGEACIRLKPTCRDEQYIKKVKELISGHVLGSPGGYPVYLQRWTRMGQMKDDSLEQLLLLGEPEAVVAAVCAPGLTDELARRAWWAMEDAENARQMLRKPAVVEGRMGRVLAEYLVEFLPFESEPEKQIETIRLVLQPGLLDEQERLDLWRRAARKPPYYVGFIATLPDAIPDEQAAHPLWETHQAALRGLADSGNAAASALARVFFPAGQSWLATVFRIFKKPSNQDVVNISLDLIAHYFSMLRETPRGCHPRGTRGRGARLAGGRCRGAGGAGPGYGLRSPADRSASALGHGIWRSPPRLQGHHRHRQPDAQETGAGHGAAARTPEGPSRLIGGFFGPRTGFLHATDRRRP; encoded by the coding sequence ATGGACCTGTCTCCCGAAGACGCGCTGCGTCTCAACGTGCTGCTGGCCAACAAGCCGGTGGCCATCCGCATCAAGGAATCTGCGATGGAAGTGCACGGCCTCACCGAGGAGGGCGAGGCCTGCATCCGCCTCAAGCCGACCTGTCGTGACGAGCAGTACATCAAGAAGGTCAAGGAGCTGATCTCCGGCCACGTGCTGGGGTCGCCCGGCGGCTACCCCGTGTATCTGCAACGCTGGACCCGCATGGGCCAGATGAAGGACGACAGCCTCGAGCAACTGCTGTTGCTCGGTGAGCCCGAGGCGGTGGTGGCGGCGGTCTGCGCGCCGGGGCTGACCGACGAACTGGCGCGGCGTGCCTGGTGGGCCATGGAAGATGCCGAGAATGCCCGCCAGATGTTGCGCAAGCCGGCGGTGGTCGAAGGCCGCATGGGGCGCGTGCTGGCCGAATACCTGGTCGAGTTCCTGCCCTTCGAGAGCGAGCCTGAAAAGCAGATCGAGACCATCCGCCTGGTGTTGCAGCCCGGCCTGCTCGATGAGCAGGAGCGCCTCGACCTGTGGCGCCGCGCCGCACGCAAGCCGCCATACTATGTCGGTTTCATCGCCACCCTGCCGGATGCGATCCCGGACGAGCAGGCTGCCCATCCGCTCTGGGAGACGCATCAGGCAGCGTTACGCGGGCTCGCTGATTCGGGCAATGCCGCGGCCAGCGCTTTGGCGCGGGTGTTCTTTCCCGCCGGCCAGTCCTGGCTGGCCACGGTGTTCCGCATCTTCAAGAAGCCATCCAACCAGGACGTGGTCAATATCAGCCTGGACCTGATCGCGCATTACTTCTCGATGTTGCGCGAGACCCCCCGTGGATGCCACCCCCGAGGAACTCGAGGCCGAGGCGCACGACTGGCTGGCGGCCGATGCCGGGGCGCAGGCGGTGCTGGCCCTGGATACGGCCTTCGCAGCCCCGCTGATCGCAGTGCGTCTGCTCTCGGGCATGGGATATGGCGTAGTCCGCCCCGTCTTCAAGGGCACCACCGCCATCGGCAGCCTGATGCGCAAGAAACTGGCGCCGGTCATGGAGCCGCTGCACGAACACCTGAAGGCCCTTCAAGGCTGATCGGTGGTTTCTTCGGCCCGCGGACGGGCTTCCTGCATGCTACCGACCGGCGCAGACCGTAG
- the xthA gene encoding exodeoxyribonuclease III, with product MRIVSFNVNGIRARPHQLEALRDRLDPDIIGLQETKVQDSEFPREMVEALGYHVVFHGQKGHYGVALLSKSEPLDCRLGLPDDGEDAQRRLITATYATPGGERITVVNGYFPQGENRSHETKFPAKRRFYAELQAMLEEQYEPTQNLVVIGDMNIAPQDRDIGIGEANAKRWLREGKCSFLPEEREWLQRLFDWGLHDTFRTVHPEVDDCFSWFDYRSRGFEREPRRGLRIDLELATAPLNERVRDAGISYEIRAMPKPSDHAPVWVDIAV from the coding sequence ATGCGCATCGTATCCTTCAACGTCAACGGCATCCGCGCGCGCCCGCACCAGCTCGAAGCCCTGCGCGACCGGCTCGATCCCGACATCATCGGCCTGCAGGAGACCAAGGTGCAGGACAGCGAGTTCCCGCGCGAGATGGTCGAGGCCCTGGGCTATCACGTGGTGTTTCACGGTCAGAAGGGTCATTACGGCGTGGCACTGTTGTCGAAGAGTGAGCCGCTGGACTGTCGCCTGGGTCTGCCAGACGATGGCGAGGACGCGCAGCGACGCCTGATCACCGCCACTTATGCCACCCCGGGCGGCGAGCGCATCACCGTCGTCAACGGCTATTTTCCGCAGGGCGAGAACCGCTCCCACGAGACCAAGTTTCCGGCCAAGCGGCGCTTCTACGCCGAGCTGCAGGCCATGCTCGAGGAGCAATACGAGCCTACGCAGAACCTGGTTGTCATCGGTGACATGAATATCGCCCCGCAGGACCGCGACATCGGCATCGGCGAGGCCAACGCAAAGCGCTGGCTGCGCGAGGGCAAGTGCAGCTTCCTGCCCGAAGAGCGCGAATGGTTGCAACGCCTGTTCGACTGGGGACTGCACGATACCTTCCGCACCGTGCATCCCGAGGTGGATGACTGTTTCAGCTGGTTCGACTACCGCTCGCGCGGTTTCGAGCGCGAACCCAGGCGTGGGTTGCGCATCGACCTGGAACTGGCCACCGCGCCGCTCAACGAGCGGGTACGCGATGCGGGCATCTCCTACGAGATTCGTGCCATGCCCAAGCCTTCCGACCACGCGCCGGTATGGGTGGATATTGCGGTGTAG
- the rimO gene encoding 30S ribosomal protein S12 methylthiotransferase RimO yields MTDTVPPRIGFVSLGCPKNLVDSERILTQLRAEGYEIVPRYEAADLVIVNTCGFIDAAVDESLAAIGEALAANGRVLVTGCLGGRAEEIRERHPQVLGITGAHAYEAVMEQVHAHLPAPHDPFLDLLPPQGVKLTPRHYAYLKISEGCNQRCTFCIIPQMRGDLVSRPIGEVLAEAERLVESGVRELLVVSQDTGAYGVDRKYRADIHGGRVLETRITTLVRELGQLPAWVRLHYVYPYPHVDDLIPLMAEGHVLPYLDIPMQHASERILRAMKRPAASERMLERIRRWREICPELVLRSTFIVGFPGETEEDFDQLLDFLQEAQLDRVGAFAYSPVEGAAANALQGAVPEEVRQDRLARFMEVQAQISRDRLAGWVRRRTIVLVDAVEPGRIVARGPGDAPEIDGHVYIEGEWEGIGPGDFVEVEITGYDEHDLHAEPV; encoded by the coding sequence GTGACAGACACCGTTCCGCCGCGCATCGGATTCGTCAGCCTGGGCTGTCCCAAGAACCTGGTCGATTCCGAGCGCATCCTGACCCAGTTGCGTGCCGAGGGCTACGAGATCGTGCCCCGCTACGAGGCCGCCGACCTGGTGATCGTCAACACCTGCGGCTTCATCGACGCGGCAGTGGACGAGTCGCTGGCCGCCATCGGCGAGGCGCTGGCAGCCAACGGGCGGGTGTTGGTCACCGGCTGCCTCGGGGGGCGTGCCGAGGAGATCCGCGAGCGCCATCCACAGGTGCTGGGCATCACCGGGGCGCACGCCTATGAGGCGGTGATGGAGCAGGTGCATGCCCACCTGCCGGCACCGCACGATCCCTTCCTGGATCTGCTGCCGCCTCAGGGCGTCAAGCTCACCCCGCGCCACTACGCCTACCTGAAGATCAGCGAGGGCTGCAACCAGCGTTGCACCTTCTGCATCATTCCGCAGATGCGCGGTGACCTGGTCAGCCGGCCCATCGGCGAGGTGCTGGCCGAGGCCGAGCGCCTGGTGGAATCCGGTGTGCGCGAGCTGCTGGTGGTCTCGCAGGATACCGGGGCCTACGGGGTGGACCGGAAGTACCGTGCCGATATCCATGGTGGCCGGGTGCTGGAGACGCGCATCACCACCCTGGTGCGCGAGCTCGGCCAACTCCCGGCCTGGGTGCGGCTGCATTACGTCTATCCCTATCCGCACGTGGACGACCTGATTCCGCTGATGGCCGAGGGCCACGTCCTGCCCTACCTGGATATTCCCATGCAGCACGCCAGCGAGCGCATACTGCGTGCCATGAAGCGACCGGCGGCCAGTGAGCGCATGCTCGAGCGCATCCGCCGCTGGCGCGAGATCTGTCCCGAACTGGTCCTGCGCTCGACCTTCATCGTCGGCTTTCCGGGCGAGACCGAGGAGGACTTCGACCAGTTGCTCGACTTCCTCCAGGAGGCACAGCTCGACCGGGTCGGCGCCTTTGCCTATTCGCCGGTGGAAGGTGCGGCGGCCAATGCATTGCAAGGGGCGGTGCCCGAGGAGGTCCGTCAGGATCGGCTGGCGCGTTTCATGGAGGTACAGGCGCAGATCAGTCGCGACCGCCTGGCCGGCTGGGTGCGGCGTCGTACCATCGTGCTGGTCGATGCGGTCGAACCGGGACGTATCGTGGCGCGTGGACCGGGCGACGCCCCGGAGATCGACGGCCATGTCTATATCGAAGGCGAGTGGGAGGGCATTGGCCCCGGGGATTTCGTCGAGGTCGAGATCACCGGCTACGATGAGCACGATCTCCATGCCGAGCCGGTCTGA
- a CDS encoding ATP-binding protein, with translation MKRLSLYSLRVKALLLGVVPAMLMSLLIGAYLIGVRFASLEEALESRGKALANELAAMSLYGLFSGDRHTLESSVRSFLSRPDIVKIRVRDNHGKLLLELEKPKLSQRIREKSSVRLHNFRSLVRGISLPSPSDLPGDAETPDNPSPPALGMVELTLIDESLVSLQHEALITTLVIITAGILLTSLIALFMSERVVHPIIALSEAVERIRRGDLSARVEQGSRGEIGLLEAGFNQMAQRIAMTQDELQAEVEQAVKDLQTTMDALEVRNIELDLARKRALEASKAKSDFLAIISHEIRTPMNGITGFARLLARSNLSPEQHEQLKAIQESADNLLAIINEVLDFSKLESGQLQFHDEPYRVRSLVSSVITLFTPQAEEKGLQLRHLVYDDVPTWLVGDSLRIRQVLINLVGNAIKFTDSGKVTVRVMLDGDDDEELITFSVQDTGIGLDPLLGDRLFEPFTQGESDTTRRYGGTGLGLSISKKLVKGMQGGIGFDSEPGKGSTFWFSLPLRTPEELFEDSSMAAVDDDSFLSHTPLANMRILVADDNPINLELTRTVLQRHEATVSTATTGQEALQLAERQSFDLILMDIHMPVMSGLEAAKAIRNGSGPNTATPIVAITADVTAANQKRIFAVGMSEIIIKPLDETRLMSVINNLFQLRDRLDEQADEKSHATEGEPAQDEDLPIRDRDCALRVAGGDQQVAGRMFRMLVDNLEKDLPQLQRLAQSGDMHQLWEQAHKLKGAAAACGTPALHRLLDRLGSAARANDIGKISVLIERLAEQLSLLRQQD, from the coding sequence ATGAAACGCCTCAGCCTCTACAGTCTGCGCGTCAAGGCCCTGCTGCTGGGTGTCGTCCCCGCGATGCTGATGAGCCTGCTGATCGGCGCCTACCTGATCGGCGTCCGTTTCGCCAGCCTGGAAGAGGCGCTGGAAAGCCGAGGCAAGGCACTGGCCAACGAGCTGGCCGCCATGTCGCTCTACGGCCTGTTCAGTGGCGACCGCCATACGCTGGAATCTTCCGTGCGTTCCTTCCTGTCGCGCCCCGATATCGTGAAGATCCGGGTACGTGACAACCACGGCAAGCTGCTTCTCGAGCTTGAAAAACCCAAACTGAGCCAGCGCATCCGGGAAAAGAGCTCGGTGCGTCTGCACAACTTTCGCTCCCTGGTCAGAGGCATCTCCCTTCCAAGTCCAAGCGATCTGCCAGGCGATGCCGAAACACCTGACAATCCCAGCCCCCCTGCACTGGGCATGGTCGAGTTGACATTGATCGACGAATCGCTGGTGTCATTGCAGCACGAGGCCCTGATCACCACCCTGGTCATCATTACCGCTGGCATCCTGCTGACCTCGCTGATCGCGCTGTTCATGAGCGAACGCGTGGTACATCCCATCATCGCGCTCTCCGAAGCAGTCGAACGCATACGCCGGGGCGACCTCAGTGCACGCGTGGAACAAGGCTCACGGGGCGAAATCGGCCTGCTGGAGGCCGGCTTCAACCAGATGGCCCAGCGCATTGCCATGACCCAGGACGAATTGCAGGCAGAAGTGGAGCAGGCAGTGAAAGACCTGCAAACCACCATGGACGCACTCGAGGTCCGCAACATCGAGCTCGACCTGGCGCGCAAGCGTGCGCTGGAGGCAAGCAAGGCCAAGTCCGATTTCCTGGCGATCATCAGCCACGAGATCCGCACCCCCATGAACGGCATCACCGGCTTCGCCCGCCTGCTGGCACGCAGCAACCTGTCGCCGGAGCAACACGAACAACTCAAGGCCATTCAAGAATCGGCCGACAACCTGCTGGCCATCATCAACGAGGTGCTCGACTTCTCCAAGCTGGAATCCGGGCAGCTCCAGTTCCACGATGAACCCTACCGTGTGCGCTCGCTGGTCAGCAGCGTCATCACCCTTTTCACGCCACAGGCCGAGGAGAAGGGCCTGCAACTGCGCCACCTGGTGTACGACGATGTGCCGACCTGGCTGGTTGGCGACAGCCTGCGTATTCGCCAGGTGCTGATCAATCTGGTCGGCAACGCCATCAAGTTCACCGATTCGGGGAAGGTGACCGTAAGGGTGATGCTCGACGGCGACGATGACGAAGAGCTCATCACCTTCAGCGTGCAGGACACAGGCATCGGCCTCGACCCCCTGCTGGGAGACCGCCTGTTCGAGCCCTTTACCCAAGGCGAGAGCGATACCACGCGACGCTACGGTGGCACGGGTCTGGGGCTGAGCATCAGCAAGAAACTGGTCAAGGGCATGCAGGGCGGCATCGGCTTCGACAGTGAACCCGGCAAGGGATCGACCTTCTGGTTCAGCCTGCCGTTGCGCACCCCCGAGGAACTGTTCGAGGACTCCAGCATGGCGGCCGTCGACGATGACAGTTTCCTCTCCCATACGCCGCTGGCAAACATGCGCATCCTGGTGGCCGACGACAATCCCATCAACCTGGAACTCACACGGACCGTTCTCCAGCGCCACGAGGCCACCGTCAGCACCGCAACGACCGGACAGGAAGCACTGCAACTGGCCGAAAGACAATCCTTCGACCTGATCCTGATGGACATCCACATGCCGGTGATGAGCGGCCTGGAAGCAGCCAAGGCCATTCGCAACGGCAGCGGCCCCAACACGGCAACCCCTATCGTCGCCATCACCGCCGATGTCACCGCTGCCAATCAGAAGCGCATCTTCGCCGTGGGCATGAGCGAGATCATCATCAAGCCGTTGGACGAGACCCGCCTGATGAGTGTGATCAACAACCTGTTCCAGTTGCGTGATCGCCTGGACGAGCAGGCAGACGAAAAGTCGCACGCGACAGAAGGCGAACCGGCGCAGGACGAGGATCTGCCGATAAGGGACAGGGACTGTGCCTTGCGCGTGGCCGGCGGTGACCAGCAGGTCGCCGGCCGGATGTTTCGCATGCTCGTGGACAACCTGGAAAAGGATCTCCCCCAGCTCCAGCGTCTGGCACAGAGCGGCGACATGCATCAGCTCTGGGAACAGGCCCACAAGCTCAAGGGCGCAGCAGCGGCCTGTGGCACCCCGGCTCTGCACCGGCTGCTCGACCGCCTGGGAAGTGCCGCGCGCGCCAACGATATCGGCAAGATCTCGGTGCTGATCGAAAGGCTGGCCGAACAGCTCTCCCTGCTGCGCCAGCAGGACTGA
- a CDS encoding KamA family radical SAM protein, whose amino-acid sequence MSTLKQPAIDPASETARFKVYTQRDLDRIAPLGKLPEDIRFEMRVVSSVLPFRVNQYVIDELIDWGRVPEDPIYQLTFPQRGMLAPEMYERMAALLRRDPGKAEVQALARELRAELNPHPAGQMQMNIPLDDAGNRLNGLQHKYRETVLFFPSQGQTCHSYCTFCFRWAQFVGDKSLRMATTEATALHRYLEQHREVSDLLITGGDPMVMKTKHLVAYLEPLLEPRFAHVQTIRIGTKALTFWPQRFVSDEDADELIRLFERLVAAGKHLAIMAHYNHWQELRTDIARRAIARLRDVGAEIRAQGPLLAHINDRADDWARQWREQVRLGIVPYYMFVERDTGARAWFEVPLARAWAIYREAMQQVSGLGRTARGPSMSAGPGKVEIQGVTEIQGERVFVLRFIQARNPDWVQRPFFARYDEQATWLDQLQPAFGEEKFFFEDEYRAMQQARGITD is encoded by the coding sequence ATCTCGACCCTCAAGCAACCGGCCATCGATCCAGCCAGCGAGACGGCGCGCTTCAAGGTCTATACCCAGCGGGATCTCGACCGCATCGCCCCGCTGGGCAAGCTGCCGGAAGACATCCGCTTCGAGATGCGGGTGGTCTCTTCGGTACTGCCCTTCCGGGTCAACCAGTACGTGATCGACGAACTGATCGACTGGGGCCGAGTGCCGGAAGACCCCATCTACCAGCTCACCTTCCCGCAACGCGGCATGCTGGCGCCCGAGATGTATGAACGCATGGCCGCCCTGCTGCGCCGCGATCCCGGCAAGGCCGAGGTACAGGCCCTGGCGCGCGAGCTGCGCGCCGAGCTCAACCCGCATCCGGCCGGCCAGATGCAGATGAACATCCCGCTGGACGATGCCGGCAACCGTCTCAACGGGCTGCAACACAAGTACCGCGAGACGGTGCTGTTCTTCCCCAGCCAGGGACAGACCTGCCACAGCTACTGTACCTTCTGCTTCCGCTGGGCACAGTTCGTCGGCGACAAGTCGCTGCGCATGGCCACCACCGAGGCGACCGCGCTGCATCGCTACCTGGAACAGCACCGCGAGGTCAGCGACCTGCTGATCACCGGCGGCGACCCCATGGTGATGAAGACCAAGCACCTGGTCGCCTACCTGGAGCCCCTGCTCGAACCCCGATTCGCACATGTGCAGACCATCCGCATCGGCACCAAGGCGCTCACCTTCTGGCCGCAGCGTTTCGTCAGCGACGAGGACGCCGACGAACTGATCCGCCTGTTCGAGCGTCTGGTCGCCGCCGGCAAGCACCTGGCGATCATGGCCCACTACAATCACTGGCAGGAGCTGCGCACCGACATCGCACGCCGCGCCATTGCCCGGCTGCGCGACGTCGGCGCCGAGATCCGTGCCCAGGGCCCGCTGCTGGCACACATCAACGACCGCGCGGACGACTGGGCGCGCCAGTGGCGCGAGCAGGTCCGACTGGGCATCGTGCCCTACTATATGTTCGTCGAACGCGATACCGGCGCGCGTGCCTGGTTCGAGGTGCCGCTGGCACGCGCCTGGGCGATCTACCGCGAGGCCATGCAGCAGGTGTCCGGCCTGGGACGCACCGCGCGCGGCCCCAGCATGAGCGCGGGTCCCGGCAAGGTGGAGATCCAGGGCGTGACCGAGATCCAGGGCGAGCGGGTCTTCGTGCTACGCTTCATCCAGGCGCGCAACCCCGACTGGGTACAACGCCCCTTCTTCGCCCGCTACGACGAGCAGGCCACCTGGCTGGACCAGTTGCAACCGGCCTTCGGGGAAGAAAAATTCTTCTTCGAGGACGAATACCGCGCCATGCAACAGGCGCGCGGCATCACCGACTGA
- a CDS encoding TonB-dependent receptor domain-containing protein, which translates to MPPPGPGACRRSGNRPGNRGFGHSIPPLAPFPGVTPAPFDYLLYTSIPGSLRPERLDTLELGFLNAQWIEGLSFDGRLFVEKLHDYIDEVRHINGCNGCDTAGTVLPLLNPHDLLIHENAGWIDMTGADLHLRYALDDRTTLTGSFSIVRASGERIKRRDATGNVVSVAQIDDYVPKRTFSALLSHRFDHGWSGSLAWYAMSEMNWPNDGDRLAPYDRLDLRLARRLTLAGNNTQIELIAQNLLGNTYIEFRDDNQFERRFFIRLKIETP; encoded by the coding sequence TTGCCGCCTCCCGGGCCTGGCGCATGCCGTCGTTCTGGGAACAGGCCGGGGAATCGCGGCTTCGGGCACTCGATCCCCCCCCTGGCTCCCTTTCCAGGCGTAACACCTGCCCCCTTCGACTACCTGCTCTACACCAGCATTCCCGGATCCCTGCGCCCAGAGCGCCTGGACACCCTGGAACTGGGCTTTCTCAACGCCCAGTGGATAGAAGGGCTGTCCTTCGATGGCCGCCTGTTCGTCGAGAAGCTGCACGACTATATCGACGAGGTGCGTCACATCAACGGCTGCAACGGATGCGACACCGCAGGCACCGTGCTGCCCTTGCTCAACCCGCACGACCTGCTGATCCACGAAAACGCCGGCTGGATAGACATGACCGGCGCCGACCTGCACCTGCGTTATGCCCTGGACGACCGCACCACCCTGACAGGCTCGTTCAGCATCGTGCGTGCCAGCGGCGAACGCATCAAGCGCCGGGATGCCACGGGTAACGTGGTGTCGGTAGCGCAGATCGACGACTATGTACCGAAACGGACCTTCAGCGCCCTGCTCTCGCACCGTTTCGACCACGGCTGGTCGGGCTCGCTGGCCTGGTATGCCATGAGCGAGATGAACTGGCCCAACGATGGGGATCGTCTCGCCCCTTACGACCGTCTCGACCTGCGGCTTGCCCGACGCCTTACCCTTGCAGGCAACAATACGCAGATCGAGTTGATCGCCCAGAATCTGCTAGGCAATACCTATATCGAGTTTCGGGACGACAACCAGTTCGAGCGCCGGTTCTTCATCAGGCTCAAGATCGAAACACCCTAG
- a CDS encoding YgaP family membrane protein — MTIDRIVLAFAGFMILLSLGLGVQGCPIFHNENWLWFTAFIGLNLLQSAFTGFCPLATILKKMGKKSGAAF; from the coding sequence ATGACCATCGACCGCATCGTGCTGGCCTTTGCCGGCTTCATGATCCTGCTGAGCCTGGGCCTGGGCGTACAAGGCTGCCCCATCTTCCACAACGAGAACTGGCTGTGGTTCACCGCCTTCATCGGCCTGAACCTGCTGCAATCCGCCTTCACCGGCTTCTGCCCGCTGGCCACCATTCTCAAGAAGATGGGCAAGAAGTCCGGCGCGGCGTTCTGA
- a CDS encoding ABC transporter substrate-binding protein, producing the protein MTRILRQYQEGYCRTGSWVVRLFACLLAMWLDVATAAPARQVKHVPDIALILSSEAYPLRQAADGFQERLQALCRTGTRCPSVIALSLSEMEARSLRHPRLFVSIGSAAARHLLERYPTAHQLHLMVSKNTHSAPSSSPVSALFIEQPPGRLLDFLHFLLPDRRRIGILSTEDSQVFVELLEGHAQRHGLDLRDRMIDDTEGIGKQLHALNRSIDLLLSLPDPAIFNRQTLATILLACYQDRIPVIGFSAGMTRAGALASLYTPPEKIGSEGADLALRLLHGAAPFRAYSQYFEVTVNRRVAQALHLHLHLHLPTDAELDDWLEEMQ; encoded by the coding sequence GTGACAAGGATTCTCAGGCAATACCAGGAAGGTTACTGTCGCACCGGCTCATGGGTGGTGCGCCTGTTCGCCTGCCTGCTGGCCATGTGGCTGGACGTCGCCACCGCTGCCCCGGCCAGGCAAGTGAAACACGTCCCCGATATCGCGCTGATCCTGTCCAGCGAGGCCTATCCCCTGCGACAGGCGGCAGATGGATTCCAGGAACGATTGCAGGCCCTCTGCCGCACCGGGACACGCTGTCCCTCGGTCATTGCGCTATCACTGTCCGAGATGGAAGCCAGATCACTGCGCCATCCCCGCCTGTTCGTCAGCATTGGCTCTGCTGCCGCACGCCACCTGCTCGAACGCTATCCCACGGCACACCAACTGCACCTGATGGTATCGAAGAACACCCACTCGGCGCCATCCAGCAGCCCGGTCTCCGCCCTGTTCATCGAGCAGCCTCCCGGCCGGCTGCTGGATTTCTTGCATTTTCTGCTGCCGGACAGGAGGCGCATCGGGATATTGTCCACCGAGGACTCGCAGGTCTTCGTCGAGTTGCTGGAAGGCCACGCACAACGGCATGGGCTGGATTTGCGTGACCGGATGATCGACGATACCGAAGGTATCGGTAAGCAATTGCACGCACTCAACCGGAGTATCGACCTGTTGCTGTCCCTGCCCGATCCCGCGATCTTCAACCGCCAGACCCTGGCGACCATTCTGCTGGCCTGCTATCAGGACCGCATTCCGGTGATCGGCTTTTCGGCCGGCATGACACGGGCAGGAGCCCTGGCCTCGCTGTATACCCCACCGGAAAAGATCGGCAGCGAGGGAGCGGACCTCGCGCTGCGCCTGTTGCATGGTGCTGCGCCGTTTCGTGCCTATTCCCAATACTTCGAAGTCACGGTCAACCGGCGAGTCGCCCAGGCCCTGCACCTGCATCTGCATCTGCATCTGCCAACCGACGCCGAGCTGGATGATTGGCTCGAGGAAATGCAATGA